A window of Ruminococcus champanellensis 18P13 = JCM 17042 contains these coding sequences:
- the rsmI gene encoding 16S rRNA (cytidine(1402)-2'-O)-methyltransferase, with amino-acid sequence MSGMLYIVGTPIGNLGDVTMRQLDTLRTVDFIAAEDTRVTRGLLTHFDIHKPLVSYHDHSGIRCAEGIVERLRAGESAAVVTDAGMPCISDPGEELVRLCWEAGVQVQVVPGPSAAVSALAISGLPTGRFAFEGFLPAAKKQRTARLAELTGEQRTLIFYEAPHRLTATLEDLYQAFGERRIALCRELTKLYEQVLRMTLPEAISYYKEKAPRGEYVLVLEGAAREDAPALTFEEVLEQVRRQVDAGMRAADACKTAAKASGFSKNELYRALLEG; translated from the coding sequence ATGAGCGGCATGCTCTATATCGTGGGCACCCCCATCGGCAACCTGGGGGATGTGACCATGCGGCAGCTGGACACCCTGCGGACGGTGGATTTCATCGCCGCAGAGGACACCCGGGTGACCCGGGGGCTGCTGACCCATTTTGACATTCACAAGCCCCTGGTCAGCTACCATGACCACAGCGGCATCCGCTGCGCCGAGGGCATCGTGGAACGGCTCCGGGCAGGGGAGTCCGCCGCCGTGGTGACGGACGCAGGCATGCCCTGCATCAGCGATCCCGGGGAGGAGCTGGTGCGGCTCTGCTGGGAGGCAGGGGTGCAGGTGCAGGTGGTGCCGGGGCCCAGTGCGGCGGTGTCCGCCCTGGCGATTTCCGGGCTGCCAACGGGGCGGTTCGCCTTTGAGGGCTTTTTGCCGGCGGCGAAGAAGCAGCGTACCGCCCGGCTGGCGGAGCTGACCGGAGAGCAGCGGACGCTGATCTTTTACGAAGCCCCGCACCGGCTCACCGCCACTCTGGAGGATCTGTACCAGGCGTTCGGGGAGCGGCGCATCGCCCTGTGCCGGGAGCTGACCAAGCTGTATGAGCAGGTGCTGCGGATGACCTTGCCGGAGGCCATTTCCTATTACAAGGAGAAGGCGCCCAGAGGGGAGTATGTGCTGGTGCTGGAGGGGGCGGCACGGGAGGATGCCCCGGCGCTGACCTTTGAGGAGGTGCTGGAGCAGGTGCGGCGGCAGGTGGATGCAGGCATGCGTGCGGCGGACGCCTGCAAGACGGCGGCAAAGGCATCCGGGTTTTCCAAGAATGAGCTGTACCGGGCATTGCTGGAGGGGTGA
- a CDS encoding tRNA1(Val) (adenine(37)-N6)-methyltransferase has translation MEVKREPLGRLHICVSDAHRFGTDAFLLAAFSRYQARDVACDLGTGCGIIPLVMERHMPPRQIYGLDIQPEAIRLLEQTVAENRLTNLTPVLGDLRTLWADAPLEQCTLVTCNPPYKAQGAGMESAGDAARIARHELLCDISDVCGSAARLLRFGGRLCLCNRPERLCDVLCAMRSAGIEPKRLRFVAKHPDTAPWLFLVEGKKGAKPFLQVEPTLAVRQGDGVTPELEAFYRLGTEEEA, from the coding sequence ATGGAAGTCAAACGGGAGCCCCTGGGCAGGCTGCACATCTGCGTCAGCGATGCCCACCGATTCGGCACGGACGCCTTTCTCCTTGCCGCCTTTTCCCGGTATCAGGCACGGGACGTGGCATGCGACCTGGGCACGGGCTGCGGCATCATCCCCCTGGTCATGGAGCGGCACATGCCCCCCAGGCAGATCTACGGGCTGGACATTCAGCCGGAGGCGATCCGGCTGCTGGAGCAGACCGTGGCGGAGAACCGGCTTACCAATCTGACCCCGGTGCTGGGGGATCTGCGTACCCTGTGGGCGGACGCTCCCCTGGAGCAATGCACCCTGGTGACCTGCAATCCCCCCTACAAGGCCCAGGGTGCAGGCATGGAAAGCGCCGGGGACGCTGCCCGGATCGCCCGGCATGAGCTGCTGTGCGATATCTCCGACGTATGTGGCAGTGCTGCCCGATTGCTCCGGTTCGGAGGCAGGCTCTGCCTGTGCAACCGGCCGGAACGGCTGTGCGATGTGCTGTGCGCCATGCGCAGTGCCGGGATCGAGCCAAAACGGCTCCGGTTCGTGGCAAAGCATCCGGACACGGCTCCCTGGCTGTTTCTGGTGGAGGGGAAGAAGGGGGCGAAACCCTTTTTACAGGTGGAGCCAACCCTGGCAGTGCGGCAGGGGGACGGCGTGACCCCGGAGCTGGAGGCATTTTACCGACTGGGAACGGAGGAGGAAGCATGA
- a CDS encoding aldose 1-epimerase — protein sequence MNTTQQIEWNGTPCIELCAGGYRAWIAYEIGANVIRFRDEERGMEIFRYREDNNAEHIKQSPEVWGLPTLYLPNRFADGVLKTSDAVYQLPVNEAAPYNNHIHGFLHKRAHTVVEHHADDNCAVLKTQYRYDENDPFFEYLPIRFLAEYTFTLSACGLEHKVRLTNLSDKMMPISVATHTTINTPFVDGGKEEDIRLTVPIGKRCELDERCLPTQRFIDLKLYDLEYKNGTKCPVLQDINNDMYFAEETELEGQSFYGAIVEDTASGKRICYQVSPEYKFWIIWNDRGFNGYFCPEPMTAMIDAPNLELPRETTGYREIRPHDTFEANQRFFTMD from the coding sequence ATGAACACAACCCAGCAAATAGAATGGAACGGCACCCCCTGCATCGAGCTGTGCGCAGGTGGCTACCGTGCCTGGATCGCTTATGAGATCGGCGCAAACGTGATCCGGTTCCGGGACGAGGAACGGGGCATGGAGATCTTCCGCTACCGGGAGGATAACAACGCAGAGCACATCAAACAGTCTCCGGAGGTGTGGGGTCTGCCCACCCTGTATCTGCCCAACCGGTTTGCAGACGGGGTGCTGAAAACCTCGGACGCTGTCTATCAGCTGCCCGTCAACGAGGCTGCTCCCTACAACAACCACATTCACGGCTTTCTGCACAAGCGTGCCCACACCGTTGTGGAGCATCACGCAGACGACAACTGCGCTGTGCTGAAGACCCAGTACCGGTACGATGAGAACGATCCGTTCTTTGAATACCTGCCCATCCGCTTCCTGGCGGAGTATACCTTTACCCTGTCCGCCTGCGGTCTGGAGCATAAGGTGCGGCTCACCAACCTGTCCGATAAGATGATGCCCATTTCCGTTGCCACCCACACCACCATCAACACACCTTTTGTGGACGGGGGCAAGGAGGAGGACATCCGGCTGACTGTGCCCATCGGCAAGCGCTGTGAGCTGGATGAGCGGTGTCTGCCCACCCAGCGGTTCATTGATCTGAAGCTGTACGATCTGGAATACAAGAACGGCACCAAGTGCCCGGTGCTTCAGGACATCAACAACGATATGTACTTTGCAGAGGAAACGGAGCTGGAGGGTCAGTCCTTCTACGGTGCCATCGTGGAGGATACCGCCAGCGGCAAGCGCATCTGCTACCAGGTTTCCCCGGAGTACAAGTTCTGGATCATCTGGAACGACAGGGGTTTCAACGGTTATTTCTGCCCGGAGCCTATGACCGCTATGATCGATGCGCCCAATCTGGAGCTGCCCCGGGAAACCACCGGCTACCGGGAGATCCGCCCCCACGATACCTTTGAGGCAAATCAGCGGTTCTTTACCATGGACTAA
- a CDS encoding AI-2E family transporter: MEPGKGRFSFIHSRLVKSLIFSGGVLLVFAFILLRYEGFFAGISALFKILRPPIIGVVLAFILNSPFRVLERRLLWLTEKLNPKKKPLPRLSYWLGLVLTYVLAAAVVVAIVCIIIPQFAASIRQFTANFDTYYRNAERLLLANKDTVVFEWLQKWDIEQKLVGLTEYLPEMLLKTFDFTASIFGVVVDLFVGIAFSVYILADKRGLKKMAQGLAKLALKQPRYSRFAGTMKLTVDTFSSFFNGQMTEAFILGILCYIGMKVFRFDYAVLISVIIGITNMIPIVGPIAGTIPCALVLLLASPRQAVWFVLFVIVLQQLESNLIYPRVVGSSVGLPPLWVLLAVVLGGGLGGILGMILGIPVLSLLYTYLQNRLKEAEPEEPSKPAAKPLPAAPAPKPSPKKKRK; the protein is encoded by the coding sequence TTGGAACCCGGAAAAGGCCGATTTTCCTTCATTCACTCCCGATTGGTAAAAAGTCTCATCTTCAGCGGCGGCGTGCTGCTGGTCTTTGCGTTTATCCTGCTGCGGTATGAGGGCTTTTTTGCCGGCATCAGCGCCCTGTTCAAGATCCTGCGTCCTCCCATCATCGGGGTGGTGCTGGCGTTCATTCTCAACAGCCCCTTCCGGGTGCTGGAGAGGCGGCTGCTGTGGCTGACGGAGAAGCTGAACCCGAAGAAAAAGCCCCTGCCCCGGCTCAGCTACTGGCTGGGACTGGTGCTGACCTATGTGCTGGCAGCGGCGGTGGTGGTTGCCATCGTGTGCATCATCATCCCCCAGTTTGCCGCAAGCATCCGGCAGTTCACCGCCAATTTCGACACCTACTACCGCAATGCGGAGCGGCTGCTCCTTGCCAATAAGGACACGGTGGTGTTTGAATGGCTCCAGAAGTGGGACATCGAACAAAAGCTGGTGGGACTGACGGAATACCTGCCGGAAATGCTGCTGAAAACCTTTGACTTTACCGCAAGCATCTTCGGGGTGGTGGTGGATCTGTTCGTGGGCATCGCCTTTTCTGTGTACATCCTGGCGGATAAGCGGGGCTTGAAGAAAATGGCGCAGGGGCTTGCGAAGCTGGCTCTGAAGCAGCCCAGATACAGCCGCTTTGCAGGCACCATGAAGCTGACGGTGGACACCTTCTCCAGCTTTTTCAACGGACAGATGACCGAAGCCTTTATTCTGGGCATTCTATGCTACATCGGTATGAAGGTGTTCCGGTTCGATTACGCCGTGCTCATCAGCGTCATCATCGGCATCACCAATATGATCCCCATTGTGGGGCCCATCGCCGGCACCATCCCCTGCGCCCTGGTGCTGCTGCTTGCCAGCCCCCGGCAGGCGGTATGGTTCGTGTTGTTCGTCATCGTTTTGCAGCAGCTGGAAAGCAACCTCATTTACCCCAGGGTGGTGGGCAGCTCCGTGGGACTGCCGCCTCTGTGGGTGCTGCTGGCAGTGGTGCTGGGCGGCGGACTGGGCGGCATTCTGGGCATGATCCTGGGGATCCCGGTGCTGTCCCTGCTGTACACCTATTTGCAGAACCGACTCAAGGAAGCGGAGCCGGAGGAACCATCCAAACCGGCGGCAAAGCCCCTTCCGGCGGCGCCTGCCCCGAAACCATCCCCAAAAAAGAAGCGGAAATAA
- a CDS encoding pyridoxamine kinase produces the protein MHNKNRPPRVACINDLSGYGRCSLTTAIAVLSAMGVQACPAPTAILSKHTGFPHFTFQDFTPHLGAYLADWGELEFDAVYTGFLGSAEQIRLVEDFLAQQRARQHTPPHVIIDTVMGDGGKLYPTYTPDMCRRMKRLVSHADVITPNITEACILTGTDYPGEELSTAQARALACRLYDLGAGAVVITGIVREPVLCNLVYDGRELYFDAEDRTERMFSGTGDLFASIVSARLAAGGTLPEAVTLAGSFIAAATRYTLSLGTPTQEGVCFEPCLSRLAPGQDVKE, from the coding sequence ATGCACAACAAAAACCGGCCGCCCCGTGTGGCATGCATCAACGATCTCTCCGGCTACGGCCGCTGCTCCCTGACCACAGCCATTGCGGTGCTGTCCGCCATGGGGGTGCAGGCATGCCCGGCGCCTACCGCCATCCTGTCCAAGCATACGGGCTTTCCCCACTTCACCTTTCAGGATTTCACCCCCCATCTGGGGGCGTATCTGGCGGACTGGGGGGAGCTGGAGTTTGACGCCGTATATACGGGCTTTCTGGGATCGGCGGAGCAGATCCGGCTGGTGGAGGACTTCCTTGCCCAGCAGCGTGCCCGGCAGCATACGCCGCCCCATGTAATCATCGACACGGTGATGGGGGACGGGGGAAAGCTGTATCCCACCTACACCCCGGATATGTGCCGCCGGATGAAGCGGCTGGTGTCCCATGCGGACGTGATTACCCCCAACATCACCGAGGCATGCATCCTCACCGGTACGGACTATCCCGGCGAGGAGCTGTCCACCGCCCAGGCCCGGGCGCTTGCCTGCCGGCTGTATGACCTGGGCGCCGGGGCTGTGGTCATCACCGGGATTGTCCGGGAGCCGGTGCTGTGCAATCTGGTGTACGACGGCAGGGAGCTGTACTTCGATGCGGAGGATCGCACCGAACGTATGTTCTCCGGCACCGGGGATCTGTTCGCCTCCATCGTCAGCGCCCGGCTTGCGGCAGGAGGCACCCTGCCGGAGGCGGTGACTCTGGCAGGCAGCTTCATCGCCGCCGCCACCCGGTATACCCTCTCCCTCGGCACACCCACCCAGGAGGGAGTATGCTTTGAACCATGCCTTTCACGGCTTGCCCCAGGGCAGGACGTGAAGGAATAG
- a CDS encoding TIGR04002 family protein — protein MMEKEKKLRNMVYTGLFAALICLTTAFILHIPVGNGYIHLGDSFIYLAACMLPMPYGILAAAIGGSMADLLSGYAIYAIPTAIIKSMLAGCFYSMGVSRTKTLLSRRSVIASVACVAITVVGYYLTAVILYGNPVAQIAETVPANLVQAGCSAALFCIAAFALDRVKLPMLRR, from the coding sequence ATGATGGAAAAAGAAAAGAAACTGCGGAATATGGTGTATACAGGGTTGTTTGCAGCGCTGATCTGTCTGACCACCGCCTTTATTCTGCATATTCCCGTGGGTAACGGCTATATTCATCTGGGGGATAGCTTTATTTATCTGGCTGCCTGCATGCTGCCCATGCCCTACGGCATCCTTGCCGCAGCCATCGGGGGAAGCATGGCGGATCTGCTCAGCGGCTATGCCATTTACGCCATTCCCACTGCCATCATCAAGTCCATGCTGGCAGGATGCTTCTACAGCATGGGGGTCAGCAGAACCAAGACCCTGTTGAGCCGCCGCAGCGTCATCGCCTCTGTGGCGTGTGTTGCCATCACCGTAGTGGGCTATTATCTCACCGCCGTGATCCTGTACGGGAATCCGGTGGCGCAGATCGCCGAGACGGTGCCGGCAAATCTGGTGCAGGCAGGCTGCTCCGCCGCTTTGTTCTGCATCGCCGCCTTTGCCCTTGACCGGGTGAAGCTCCCCATGCTCAGACGATAA
- a CDS encoding RsmE family RNA methyltransferase translates to MPRFFLPALDPVQPVITGEDAHHIGFSLRMRPGEQLTVCAGGVDYDCRIREITGDCVYLEVQGQAPCAAEPTVALTLYQALPKTDKLEQIVQKAVELGAARIVPVLTRRCISRPDPGQFSKKQQRLQKIAHAAAKQAGRGIIPEVGGMLTFSQALEELGGQQLPVMLYEAGGVSMSQLTVPRTGSIGVLVGSEGGFDPEEAAQARLAGIQPVWLGPRILRCETAPLTALSLLMYLSGNL, encoded by the coding sequence ATGCCAAGATTTTTTCTGCCGGCTCTGGATCCGGTACAGCCGGTGATTACCGGCGAGGATGCCCATCACATCGGCTTTTCCCTGCGGATGCGCCCCGGGGAGCAGCTGACGGTCTGCGCCGGGGGCGTGGATTACGACTGCCGGATCCGGGAGATCACCGGGGACTGCGTGTATTTAGAGGTACAGGGGCAGGCTCCCTGCGCCGCAGAGCCTACGGTGGCGCTGACCCTGTACCAGGCGCTGCCCAAGACCGATAAGCTGGAGCAGATCGTCCAGAAGGCGGTGGAGCTTGGGGCGGCAAGGATCGTACCGGTGCTGACCCGTCGGTGCATTTCCCGGCCGGATCCGGGGCAGTTTTCCAAAAAGCAGCAGCGGCTCCAGAAGATCGCCCACGCCGCCGCCAAGCAGGCAGGACGGGGCATCATTCCGGAGGTGGGGGGCATGCTGACCTTTTCCCAGGCTCTGGAGGAGCTGGGAGGACAGCAGCTGCCGGTAATGCTGTACGAAGCCGGAGGCGTGTCCATGTCCCAGCTGACCGTGCCCAGAACCGGCAGCATCGGGGTGCTGGTAGGCAGCGAAGGGGGCTTTGATCCGGAGGAGGCGGCGCAGGCACGGCTTGCAGGGATTCAGCCGGTGTGGCTTGGGCCCCGGATCCTCCGGTGTGAAACGGCGCCCCTGACGGCACTTTCTCTGCTGATGTATCTGAGTGGTAATTTGTAA
- a CDS encoding stage V sporulation protein S has product MEVLKVSSKSVPNSVAGAIAAVIREQRTVEVQAVGAGAANQAIKSIAVARGYLAPIGIDLICIPAFANIVIDGEDRTAIKLICEQR; this is encoded by the coding sequence ATGGAGGTTCTGAAAGTATCATCAAAATCCGTACCCAATTCCGTTGCAGGTGCCATTGCGGCAGTGATCCGGGAGCAGCGCACCGTGGAAGTGCAGGCAGTGGGTGCCGGGGCAGCAAACCAGGCGATCAAGTCCATTGCGGTGGCACGGGGCTATCTGGCACCCATCGGGATCGACCTGATCTGCATTCCTGCTTTTGCCAATATCGTCATTGACGGCGAGGATCGGACAGCCATCAAGCTGATCTGCGAACAGAGATAA
- a CDS encoding CDP-alcohol phosphatidyltransferase family protein, with product MIGFYNYTVLLTYAGFACGCCGIYYALSGHPGIGIILLLLAGFCDMFDGKVARTRKRTDAEKQFGIQIDSLSDLVCFGLLPAVIGYASGLNRPLDLAILVFFTLAALIRLAYFNVTEDQRQKQTSEVRKVYEGLPVTSVALIFPPLFSFRHDIGALFPQVYGTLLLVVGLAFITRFKIKKPGIRCMFAFIGIGALELAWLLYKSRG from the coding sequence ATGATAGGATTTTACAATTACACGGTGCTGCTCACCTATGCGGGATTTGCATGCGGCTGCTGCGGCATTTACTATGCTCTGTCCGGTCATCCGGGCATCGGCATCATCCTGCTGTTGCTGGCTGGATTCTGCGATATGTTCGACGGCAAGGTGGCGCGTACCCGGAAGCGCACGGACGCAGAGAAGCAGTTCGGCATCCAGATCGACTCCCTGTCGGATCTGGTGTGCTTCGGGCTTCTGCCGGCGGTGATCGGCTATGCAAGCGGTCTGAACCGGCCGCTGGATCTGGCGATCCTGGTGTTCTTCACCCTGGCGGCACTGATCCGGCTGGCGTATTTCAACGTGACCGAGGATCAGCGGCAGAAGCAGACCAGCGAGGTGCGGAAGGTGTATGAAGGTCTGCCGGTGACCAGTGTGGCGCTGATTTTTCCGCCCCTGTTCAGCTTCCGGCACGATATCGGTGCCCTGTTCCCCCAGGTGTACGGCACTCTGCTGCTGGTGGTGGGACTGGCGTTCATCACCCGGTTTAAGATCAAGAAGCCGGGCATACGGTGCATGTTTGCCTTCATCGGCATCGGCGCACTGGAGCTTGCCTGGCTGCTGTACAAGAGCAGAGGGTAA
- a CDS encoding HAD family hydrolase, with the protein MGEKGLQAVIFDLDGTLLDSMHVWEQVDQRFLRENRILPPAGISDRLKTMGIREAAAFFISEFALDMTPEQVIARIENLAAEEYRLRIPLKPGVLEVLDGLDARHIPYCIATATYDSLVEAALERLGIRHRFRFVLTCSQVGSTKAKPDIYLECARRLGHAPREILVAEDALHAIETANSAGFFTFGVYEPTAAADWQRIREISGGWGMELTELLQYFI; encoded by the coding sequence ATGGGGGAGAAGGGATTGCAGGCTGTGATCTTTGACCTGGACGGAACCCTGCTGGATTCCATGCATGTCTGGGAGCAGGTGGATCAGCGGTTTTTGCGGGAAAACCGCATCCTTCCCCCGGCAGGGATCTCTGATCGGCTGAAAACCATGGGGATCCGGGAGGCGGCGGCGTTTTTCATTTCGGAATTTGCCCTGGATATGACCCCGGAGCAGGTGATCGCCCGAATTGAAAATCTGGCAGCGGAGGAATACCGGCTGCGGATCCCCCTGAAGCCCGGCGTTCTGGAGGTGCTGGACGGGCTGGATGCCCGGCACATTCCTTACTGCATTGCCACCGCTACCTATGATTCCCTGGTGGAGGCAGCCCTGGAGCGACTGGGCATCCGGCACCGGTTCCGGTTCGTGCTGACCTGTTCCCAGGTGGGCAGCACCAAGGCAAAGCCGGATATTTACCTGGAATGCGCCCGGCGGCTGGGGCATGCGCCCCGGGAAATCCTCGTGGCGGAGGATGCCCTCCACGCTATCGAAACCGCCAACAGTGCCGGATTTTTCACCTTCGGGGTCTATGAGCCTACCGCAGCGGCGGACTGGCAGCGGATCCGGGAGATCAGCGGCGGCTGGGGCATGGAGCTAACGGAGCTGCTACAGTATTTTATATAA
- a CDS encoding phosphatidylserine decarboxylase, translating into MGIIRRRDGSQTVTDETQDRALAFLYRTAPGRSLLKLLVQPWVSALGGAALDHPLSTVLIPGFVRHFQMDLSDYQKETYRSYNAFFTRQIRPEARPVDPDPAALISPCDAKLTVYPITPDSCFPIKQSLYRTGDLLGCHRLARRFAGGQCLIFRLTVEDYHRYCYPEDGVKSRNRLLGSELHTVNPIALEGYNIYKRNCRSACLIRTAHLGTIAMIEVGALMVGKIVNHHGAGNVRRGAEKGMFRFGGSTVVVLLQKDAAVLDPDILQNSAEGVETAVHYGERIGTAQQCSHCLDKQGAV; encoded by the coding sequence ATGGGGATCATTCGCAGACGGGACGGCTCCCAGACCGTGACCGATGAAACCCAGGATCGTGCTCTGGCATTTTTATACCGGACGGCACCGGGCCGCAGCCTGCTGAAGCTGCTGGTGCAGCCCTGGGTGTCCGCACTGGGGGGCGCTGCGCTGGATCATCCTCTGTCCACGGTGCTGATCCCGGGCTTTGTCCGGCATTTCCAGATGGATCTGTCCGACTATCAGAAGGAAACCTACCGGAGCTACAACGCCTTTTTCACCCGGCAGATCCGCCCGGAGGCACGGCCGGTGGATCCGGATCCGGCAGCGCTCATCAGCCCCTGTGACGCAAAGCTCACGGTGTATCCCATCACCCCGGACAGCTGCTTTCCCATCAAGCAGAGCCTGTACCGGACAGGGGATCTTCTGGGCTGCCACCGGCTTGCAAGGCGGTTCGCCGGGGGACAGTGCCTGATTTTCCGGCTGACGGTGGAGGATTACCACCGGTACTGCTACCCGGAGGACGGGGTGAAAAGCCGGAACCGGCTGCTGGGCAGTGAGCTGCATACGGTGAACCCCATCGCCCTGGAGGGGTACAACATTTACAAGCGGAACTGCCGCTCGGCATGCCTCATCCGCACCGCTCACCTGGGCACCATTGCTATGATCGAGGTGGGGGCGCTGATGGTGGGGAAGATCGTGAACCATCACGGGGCGGGCAACGTCCGCAGAGGGGCGGAAAAGGGCATGTTCCGGTTCGGCGGCTCCACGGTGGTGGTGCTGCTGCAAAAGGATGCGGCGGTGCTGGATCCGGATATTCTGCAAAACAGCGCAGAAGGGGTCGAAACCGCTGTGCATTACGGGGAACGGATCGGAACGGCGCAGCAATGCTCCCATTGCCTTGACAAGCAGGGGGCAGTGTGA
- the recG gene encoding ATP-dependent DNA helicase RecG, translated as MQTHSRRKDPSMNELFRPISALRGVGEKRAKAYARLGIQTPYDLLFHIPRSYLDFRNPEPVLSAPLDTPCVVEGCITRKLPEQRIRKGLSVFKATATDGESDFTVVFYNNFYAFDALKVGETYRFAGKLTGTLLRREIHSPQYLRADCPVLMKPVYPLTNGLTNPMVQANMRQALELLRREPFDGLPSGIRRQYDLCTLPEALGVVHQPASEPILQEAKRRLAFDALLQLQLGMLMLRNRSRAQTAYTMDPDTDLTPFYASLPFAPTNAQKRSIAEICGDLCRTVPANRLLQGDVGSGKTAVAAAACYFTCKNGFQSALMAPTEILATQHYHTLEGFLSPLGIRVGLLTGSLPAKEKRRIRTALQAGELDVLVGTHALIQKDTVFPALGLVITDEQHRFGVGQRAALAQKGGTPHKLVMSATPIPRTLALIVYGDLDISVLDELPVGRLPIRTYAVTGKLRQRAYGFVRSRMDAGEQAYIVCPMIEEGESDLLAVTSYAEQLRAGAFAAYRVGLLHGKMKPAEKEQVMASFKAGELDLLVCTTVVEVGVDVPNATVMLIENSERFGLSQLHQLRGRVGRGSKQSHCILITDSTSEESRERLRVLSSTTDGFRIAEEDLKLRGPGDFFGSAQHGLPPVHLAELAEDMELVRQTQQAARDILEADPQLRDPVNHALRADVVRLYARNGENGLN; from the coding sequence ATGCAGACACATTCTCGCCGAAAGGATCCGTCTATGAACGAACTGTTCCGTCCCATTTCCGCCCTGCGGGGGGTGGGGGAGAAGCGTGCCAAGGCATACGCCAGGCTGGGTATTCAGACTCCCTACGACCTGCTGTTTCATATTCCCCGTTCTTACCTGGATTTCCGTAATCCGGAGCCGGTGCTGTCCGCCCCCCTGGATACCCCCTGCGTGGTGGAGGGGTGCATCACCCGGAAGCTGCCGGAGCAGCGGATCCGGAAGGGGCTTTCTGTGTTCAAGGCCACTGCCACCGACGGGGAAAGCGACTTCACGGTGGTGTTTTACAACAATTTCTACGCCTTTGACGCTCTGAAGGTGGGGGAAACCTATCGGTTCGCCGGAAAGCTGACGGGGACGCTGCTGCGCCGGGAGATCCATTCCCCCCAGTACCTCCGGGCGGACTGCCCGGTGCTGATGAAGCCGGTGTATCCCCTCACCAACGGGCTGACCAACCCCATGGTGCAGGCAAATATGCGGCAGGCACTGGAGCTTTTGCGCCGGGAGCCCTTTGACGGACTGCCCTCCGGCATCCGGCGGCAGTATGACCTGTGTACCCTGCCGGAGGCGCTGGGGGTGGTGCATCAGCCTGCGTCAGAGCCGATTTTACAGGAGGCAAAGCGGCGGCTTGCTTTTGATGCCCTGCTGCAATTGCAGTTGGGTATGCTGATGCTCCGGAACAGAAGCCGTGCCCAGACCGCCTATACCATGGATCCGGACACGGATCTGACCCCTTTTTATGCCTCCCTGCCCTTTGCCCCCACCAACGCCCAGAAGCGCTCCATTGCGGAGATCTGTGGGGATTTATGCAGAACCGTGCCTGCCAACCGGCTGCTGCAAGGGGACGTGGGCAGCGGCAAGACGGCGGTGGCGGCGGCGGCATGCTACTTCACATGCAAAAACGGCTTCCAGAGCGCTTTGATGGCGCCCACGGAGATCCTTGCCACCCAGCATTACCATACCCTGGAGGGCTTTTTGTCCCCCCTGGGCATCCGGGTGGGACTGCTGACCGGATCCCTGCCTGCCAAGGAAAAGCGCCGGATCCGCACCGCTTTGCAGGCTGGAGAGCTGGACGTGCTGGTGGGTACCCATGCTCTGATTCAGAAGGATACGGTGTTCCCGGCGTTGGGGCTGGTCATCACCGACGAGCAGCACCGGTTCGGGGTGGGACAGCGTGCCGCCCTGGCGCAAAAGGGGGGCACCCCCCACAAGCTGGTCATGTCCGCCACCCCCATCCCCAGGACTCTGGCACTGATCGTGTACGGGGATCTGGACATTTCCGTGCTGGACGAGCTGCCGGTGGGACGGCTGCCCATCCGCACCTATGCGGTGACGGGAAAGCTGCGGCAGCGTGCCTATGGCTTTGTCCGGAGCCGGATGGACGCCGGAGAGCAGGCGTATATTGTATGCCCCATGATCGAGGAGGGGGAAAGCGACCTGCTGGCAGTGACCAGCTATGCGGAGCAGCTCCGTGCCGGGGCATTTGCTGCATACCGGGTGGGATTGCTCCACGGGAAAATGAAGCCGGCGGAGAAGGAGCAGGTGATGGCGTCCTTCAAGGCGGGAGAACTGGATCTGCTGGTATGCACCACCGTGGTGGAGGTGGGGGTGGATGTACCCAACGCCACGGTGATGCTCATCGAGAACTCGGAGCGGTTCGGTCTGTCCCAGTTGCATCAGCTCCGGGGACGGGTGGGCAGAGGCAGCAAGCAGAGCCACTGCATCCTCATTACCGACAGCACCTCGGAGGAAAGCCGGGAACGGCTCCGGGTGCTGAGCAGCACCACCGACGGGTTCCGGATCGCCGAGGAGGATCTGAAGCTGCGGGGGCCGGGGGATTTCTTCGGCAGTGCCCAGCACGGTCTGCCGCCGGTGCATCTGGCGGAGCTGGCAGAGGATATGGAGCTGGTGCGGCAGACCCAGCAGGCGGCACGGGATATCCTGGAGGCGGATCCCCAACTGCGGGATCCGGTGAACCATGCACTGCGGGCGGACGTGGTGCGGCTGTATGCGAGAAACGGGGAAAACGGTCTGAATTAG